A genomic stretch from Halorhodospira halophila SL1 includes:
- the secF gene encoding protein translocase subunit SecF, whose protein sequence is MEIFKNDPNIDFLGRRRIGFGLSAVLLVLSIGSLLWQGLNLGIDFTGGTLVEVGYEESVEVAEVEAALQGTDYADAQVLHFGSPREIMVRIPPMEGVEQAAISEEVLAKLREAHDGVDLRRVEFVGPQIGRELTEQGLLALLYALGGVLVYVAFRFEYRFALGAVAALVHDIVLILGFFSLTRLTFDLTVLAALLATIGYSLNDTIVISDRIRENFLKVRKGTTEYVMNLAINQTLSRTLVTSLTTLLVVGSLLFLGGEIIHGFAMALLVGVLVGTYSSIFVASASSLAMGVSKQDLMPPEKEGQDQEDHESVIPPGERP, encoded by the coding sequence ATGGAGATCTTCAAGAACGATCCCAATATCGACTTCCTCGGCCGGCGCCGCATCGGCTTCGGGCTCTCGGCGGTGCTGCTGGTGCTCTCCATCGGCTCCCTGCTCTGGCAGGGCCTCAACCTGGGCATCGACTTCACCGGCGGGACCCTGGTCGAGGTCGGCTACGAGGAGTCCGTGGAGGTCGCCGAGGTCGAGGCGGCGCTGCAGGGCACCGATTACGCCGACGCCCAGGTCCTGCACTTCGGCTCGCCGCGGGAGATCATGGTCCGTATCCCGCCCATGGAGGGCGTGGAACAGGCCGCGATCTCCGAAGAGGTCCTCGCCAAGCTGCGCGAGGCCCACGACGGCGTCGACCTCCGGCGGGTCGAGTTCGTCGGCCCGCAGATCGGTCGCGAGCTCACCGAACAGGGTCTGCTGGCGCTGCTCTACGCCCTGGGCGGGGTGCTGGTCTACGTGGCCTTCCGCTTCGAGTACCGCTTCGCCCTCGGTGCGGTGGCGGCGCTGGTCCACGATATCGTGCTGATCCTCGGGTTCTTCTCGCTCACCCGGCTGACCTTCGATCTCACCGTGCTGGCGGCGTTGCTGGCGACCATCGGCTACTCGCTGAACGACACCATTGTCATTTCCGACCGGATCCGTGAGAACTTCCTCAAGGTCCGGAAGGGCACCACCGAGTACGTCATGAACCTGGCCATCAACCAGACCCTTTCCCGGACCCTGGTGACCTCCTTGACCACGCTGCTGGTGGTCGGATCACTGCTATTCCTCGGCGGCGAGATCATCCACGGGTTCGCCATGGCCCTGCTGGTTGGCGTACTGGTGGGTACCTACTCGTCGATCTTCGTCGCCAGCGCCTCCTCGCTGGCCATGGGCGTGAGCAAGCAGGACCTTATGCCGCCTGAGAAGGAGGGGCAGGACCAGGAGGATCACGAGTCGGTGATTCCCCCTGGCGAACGCCCTTAA
- the secD gene encoding protein translocase subunit SecD, giving the protein MNRYPLWKYLLVVAVLVVGGLFALPNLFGEDPSVVITTGDDEVPSEEVQSDVLGFLEEEGYKPLSAEVLEGQWVLRYGSTDEQMRASDLISAKLDREYSVAMTLVPATPQWLRAMGAEPMFLGLDLRGGVHFLLQVDIDAMVGETMEGHQQDIRTLFREERIRFSALEVTDEQQIRMAFADTDLRARALEALEEHIEGLNYSEEEDEDTYTLIASMDEEELQEMKDLAVQQNITTLRNRVDELGVAEPVIQRQGADRIVVQLPGIQDPGQAKEILGATATLEFRFVDHANFPFTGDPDDPPEGSEVFPQRDGGYVALERQRILSGDRIIDASSGFDQESGSPEVNIRLSGTGGRIMNRATRDRVGDHMAVLFQERISETQMVDGEPERVIRELEEVISVARIREGLGSRFRITGLDSSQEASNLALLLRAGALAAPIDIVEERTIGPSLGAENVERGFMAVVIGFLLVIAFMALYYRTFGLVANLALLSNLVIIVAVLSMLQATLTLPGIAGIVLTVGMAVDANVLIFQRIREELKAGAPIQTAIDAGYGKALSTIADANVTTLIAALVLFLFGTGPVQGFAVTLAIGLATSMFTAIVGTRAVINLIYGGRKVSELKI; this is encoded by the coding sequence TTGAATCGCTATCCGCTCTGGAAATACCTGCTGGTGGTCGCCGTCCTGGTGGTCGGCGGCCTCTTCGCGCTGCCCAACCTCTTCGGTGAGGATCCCTCGGTGGTGATCACCACCGGCGACGACGAGGTACCGAGCGAGGAAGTCCAGTCCGACGTCCTCGGCTTCCTCGAGGAAGAGGGCTACAAGCCGCTCTCCGCCGAGGTACTGGAGGGGCAGTGGGTGCTTCGCTACGGCTCCACCGACGAGCAGATGCGGGCCTCGGACCTGATCTCGGCCAAGCTCGACCGAGAGTACTCCGTGGCCATGACGCTGGTGCCGGCGACCCCGCAGTGGCTGCGCGCCATGGGGGCGGAACCCATGTTCCTCGGCCTTGATCTGCGCGGCGGCGTGCACTTCCTGCTTCAGGTCGATATCGACGCCATGGTCGGCGAGACCATGGAGGGGCACCAGCAGGATATCCGGACGCTGTTCCGGGAGGAGCGGATTCGCTTCTCGGCGCTGGAGGTGACCGACGAGCAGCAGATCCGCATGGCGTTTGCCGACACGGACCTGCGCGCGCGGGCCCTGGAGGCGCTCGAGGAGCATATCGAGGGCCTGAACTACAGCGAGGAAGAGGACGAAGACACCTACACCCTGATCGCCTCCATGGACGAGGAGGAGCTTCAGGAGATGAAGGACCTGGCGGTCCAGCAGAACATCACCACGCTCCGCAACCGCGTGGACGAGCTGGGTGTCGCCGAGCCGGTGATTCAGCGCCAGGGCGCGGATCGCATCGTGGTCCAGCTGCCCGGTATTCAGGACCCCGGGCAGGCCAAGGAGATCCTCGGCGCCACAGCGACCCTGGAGTTTCGGTTTGTCGATCACGCCAACTTCCCCTTCACCGGCGATCCGGACGATCCGCCGGAAGGCTCCGAGGTCTTCCCTCAGCGCGATGGCGGCTATGTCGCGCTCGAGCGCCAGCGCATCCTCTCCGGCGATCGCATCATCGATGCCTCCTCCGGGTTCGATCAGGAGAGTGGTTCGCCCGAGGTGAACATCCGACTGTCCGGAACCGGCGGGCGCATCATGAACCGGGCCACCCGGGACCGGGTCGGCGACCATATGGCGGTGCTCTTCCAGGAGCGGATCTCCGAGACGCAGATGGTCGACGGCGAGCCGGAGCGGGTGATCCGCGAGCTTGAGGAGGTCATCTCGGTCGCGCGGATCCGCGAGGGGCTGGGTAGTCGCTTCCGCATCACCGGGCTCGATTCCAGCCAGGAGGCCAGTAACCTGGCCCTGCTGCTGCGCGCCGGTGCCCTGGCCGCGCCCATCGACATCGTCGAGGAACGCACCATCGGGCCGAGCCTGGGTGCCGAGAACGTCGAGCGGGGCTTCATGGCGGTGGTGATCGGATTCCTGCTGGTGATCGCCTTCATGGCGCTCTACTACCGCACCTTCGGTCTGGTGGCTAACCTGGCGCTGCTCAGCAATCTGGTGATCATCGTCGCCGTGCTCTCCATGCTGCAGGCGACCCTGACGCTGCCGGGCATCGCCGGGATCGTGCTGACCGTGGGGATGGCGGTGGACGCCAACGTGCTCATCTTCCAGCGCATCCGCGAGGAGCTGAAGGCCGGTGCGCCGATCCAGACCGCCATCGATGCCGGCTACGGCAAGGCGCTGTCGACCATCGCCGACGCCAATGTCACCACGCTGATCGCCGCCCTGGTGCTGTTCCTCTTTGGCACCGGACCGGTCCAGGGCTTCGCCGTGACGCTGGCCATCGGTCTGGCCACGTCGATGTTCACCGCCATTGTCGGCACGCGGGCCGTGATCAACCTGATCTACGGCGGGCGCAAGGTCTCGGAGCTCAAGATCTAG
- the yajC gene encoding preprotein translocase subunit YajC: protein MDFLISAAQAQQQQPEEPNVWFSIILLVGMIALFYFLLIRPQTKRAKEHRQMVEELSKGDEVVTNGGTLGRITEVGDTFATIEVANGVQLQIQKNAVASVMPKGTLKEQDKKGK, encoded by the coding sequence ATGGATTTTCTGATTTCCGCCGCGCAGGCTCAGCAGCAGCAGCCGGAGGAGCCCAACGTCTGGTTCAGCATCATCCTGCTGGTGGGCATGATCGCCCTGTTCTACTTCCTGCTGATCCGCCCCCAGACCAAGCGGGCCAAGGAGCATCGGCAGATGGTCGAGGAGCTCTCCAAGGGCGACGAGGTGGTCACCAACGGCGGGACCCTGGGGCGCATCACCGAGGTGGGCGACACCTTCGCCACCATCGAGGTGGCCAACGGCGTGCAACTGCAGATCCAGAAGAACGCCGTGGCCAGCGTCATGCCCAAGGGCACCCTCAAGGAACAGGACAAAAAGGGCAAGTAG
- the yajC gene encoding preprotein translocase subunit YajC gives MLMDFFISPAHAQQAGGGGDMLFFLIFTVLLVAVFYFLLIRPQRQRMKQHQQMVEGLAEGDEVVTSGGELGRITRLGEQFVRVEVAKGVEWSVKRDMIGHVLPKGTLDEARGGKGHAPTESTE, from the coding sequence ATGCTGATGGACTTCTTCATCTCGCCCGCCCACGCCCAGCAAGCAGGCGGTGGGGGCGATATGCTGTTCTTTCTGATCTTCACCGTCCTGTTGGTGGCGGTCTTCTACTTCCTGCTGATCCGGCCGCAGCGCCAGCGCATGAAGCAGCACCAGCAGATGGTCGAGGGTCTTGCCGAGGGCGACGAGGTCGTGACCAGCGGGGGCGAGCTGGGCCGTATCACGCGCCTGGGTGAGCAGTTCGTGCGCGTCGAGGTGGCCAAAGGCGTCGAGTGGAGCGTCAAGCGCGACATGATCGGCCACGTCCTGCCCAAGGGGACCTTGGACGAGGCCCGCGGCGGCAAGGGCCACGCTCCGACCGAATCCACTGAGTGA
- the tgt gene encoding tRNA guanosine(34) transglycosylase Tgt has product MRFERMATDGAARRGRLHLPRGTIETPAFMPVGTYGTVKGLTPEELRELGAEIILGNTFHLWLRPGTEVVRLHGDLHDFMNWQGPILTDSGGFQVYSLGELRKVTEEGVHFRSPVDGARVFMGPEESMAVQRELGSDIVMIFDECPPYPAERSTVQRSMELSLRWAARSRQAHGDNPAALFGIVQGGVYPELRRASLQGLMDIGFDGYAIGGLSVGEPREERDAVLEDLEPRLPVDRPRYLMGVGKPEDLVECVRRGVDLFDCVIPTRNARNGFLFTSEGLVRLRNSRYRTDTAPVDPACDCYTCRNYSRAYLKHLERCNEMLGARLATLHNLYYYQQLMAGLRAAIRDGGLVGFVGDFYARRGQTPPTL; this is encoded by the coding sequence TTGCGCTTTGAGCGCATGGCGACCGACGGTGCGGCGCGCCGTGGGCGGCTGCATCTGCCCCGCGGGACTATCGAGACCCCGGCCTTCATGCCGGTCGGGACCTACGGTACGGTCAAGGGGCTGACGCCGGAGGAGCTGCGCGAGCTGGGCGCAGAGATCATCCTCGGCAACACCTTCCATCTATGGCTGAGGCCGGGGACCGAGGTGGTTCGCCTGCACGGCGATCTCCACGACTTCATGAACTGGCAGGGGCCGATCCTCACTGACTCGGGCGGCTTCCAGGTCTACAGCCTTGGCGAGCTGCGCAAGGTCACTGAGGAGGGCGTCCACTTCCGTTCGCCGGTGGATGGGGCCCGTGTCTTCATGGGGCCCGAGGAGTCGATGGCGGTTCAGCGCGAGCTGGGTTCGGATATCGTCATGATTTTCGACGAGTGTCCCCCGTATCCGGCGGAGCGTTCGACGGTGCAGCGCTCCATGGAGTTATCGCTGCGCTGGGCTGCGCGCAGTCGCCAGGCCCACGGCGACAACCCAGCGGCGCTGTTCGGGATCGTCCAGGGCGGGGTCTACCCGGAATTGCGCCGGGCCTCGCTGCAGGGACTGATGGACATCGGCTTCGACGGCTACGCCATCGGTGGTCTCTCGGTGGGAGAGCCACGGGAGGAGCGGGATGCCGTGCTGGAAGATCTCGAGCCGCGGCTGCCTGTGGATCGGCCCCGCTACCTGATGGGCGTCGGCAAGCCGGAGGACTTGGTCGAGTGCGTGCGCCGCGGGGTGGACCTGTTCGACTGCGTGATCCCGACGCGCAATGCGCGCAACGGCTTTCTGTTCACCTCCGAGGGTCTCGTCCGGCTTCGCAACAGTCGCTATCGCACCGATACCGCCCCGGTGGATCCGGCCTGCGACTGCTACACCTGCCGCAACTACTCCCGGGCCTACCTCAAGCACCTGGAGCGGTGCAACGAGATGCTGGGGGCGCGGCTGGCCACGCTGCACAATCTCTACTACTACCAGCAGCTGATGGCCGGTCTGCGTGCGGCGATCCGCGACGGCGGCCTGGTGGGCTTTGTGGGCGATTTCTACGCGCGGCGTGGGCAAACGCCGCCGACCCTATGA
- a CDS encoding carbonic anhydrase has product MVDPTQALTWLVEGNQRFMADAVGDHNRFSAARRGELLGGQAPFAAVLSCADSRVPSELVFDQGLGDLFVVRVAGNIAAPSQMGSLEFAAEKLGVRLVVVLGHTCCGAIDATVEALRDPTPAPTEGLRKILERVRPAVEPLFAQSLDQQELAAQAVRANVRMAAQMLREESPILARLRAEQGLAVVGAEYDLHSGAVCFFDGVTDAGELPPPDQR; this is encoded by the coding sequence ATGGTGGATCCCACCCAGGCCCTGACGTGGCTGGTCGAAGGCAACCAGCGGTTCATGGCCGATGCCGTCGGCGACCATAACCGATTCAGTGCCGCGCGGCGCGGGGAGCTGCTCGGCGGCCAGGCGCCGTTTGCCGCTGTCCTCTCCTGTGCCGACTCCCGGGTGCCCTCCGAACTGGTCTTTGACCAGGGGCTGGGGGATCTCTTCGTGGTCCGGGTGGCCGGCAACATCGCTGCTCCGTCGCAAATGGGCAGCCTCGAGTTTGCCGCCGAGAAGCTGGGTGTGCGCCTGGTGGTGGTGCTCGGGCACACCTGCTGCGGGGCGATCGATGCCACCGTGGAGGCCCTGCGCGATCCGACCCCAGCGCCCACCGAGGGTCTGCGCAAGATCCTTGAGCGGGTGCGTCCGGCGGTGGAGCCGCTGTTCGCCCAGTCGCTGGATCAGCAGGAGCTGGCCGCACAGGCGGTGCGCGCCAACGTGCGCATGGCCGCGCAGATGCTGCGCGAGGAGTCGCCCATTCTCGCCCGGTTGCGTGCCGAGCAGGGGCTGGCCGTGGTCGGCGCCGAGTACGATCTGCACTCTGGGGCGGTCTGCTTTTTTGACGGGGTTACGGACGCGGGCGAGTTGCCGCCGCCGGATCAGCGCTAG
- a CDS encoding MOSC domain-containing protein: MTPPRILVGGPGELPPDRHPTGFYKQEVQAPCWLGPEGLDGDHHADRRVHGGPERAVNHYPAEHLPGWAHQFPVAAGRFVPGAFGENLSTEGWLETGVAVGDRFRLGAALIEVAQPRLPCWKVDRRFDVEGMARAMVETGRTGWLYRVIEPGTVEPGATLERCSVHPQRLTIDELWGLHREPRADRQRMALAAEMPELAAAWRERFRQRVAWLERQGRG, translated from the coding sequence GTGACACCGCCGCGGATCTTGGTTGGTGGCCCCGGGGAGCTCCCGCCGGACCGCCACCCTACCGGCTTCTACAAACAGGAGGTCCAGGCGCCCTGCTGGCTGGGTCCAGAGGGGCTGGACGGGGACCACCACGCCGATCGGCGGGTCCACGGTGGGCCCGAGCGGGCGGTGAACCACTATCCGGCCGAGCACCTGCCCGGGTGGGCACACCAGTTCCCGGTCGCGGCGGGCCGTTTCGTTCCCGGGGCGTTCGGCGAGAACCTTTCCACCGAAGGGTGGCTGGAGACCGGGGTCGCGGTGGGGGATCGGTTTCGTCTCGGGGCAGCGCTGATCGAGGTGGCCCAGCCGCGTCTGCCCTGCTGGAAGGTGGACCGCCGTTTCGATGTCGAAGGCATGGCGCGGGCGATGGTCGAGACCGGGCGCACCGGTTGGCTCTATCGGGTCATCGAGCCCGGTACGGTGGAGCCGGGGGCTACGCTGGAGCGCTGCTCCGTGCATCCGCAGCGCCTGACCATCGACGAACTCTGGGGGCTGCACCGCGAGCCCCGGGCGGATCGCCAGCGCATGGCGCTGGCCGCAGAGATGCCGGAGCTGGCGGCGGCGTGGCGCGAGCGGTTTCGGCAGCGGGTGGCTTGGTTGGAGCGCCAGGGGCGAGGCTGA
- a CDS encoding ribonuclease H-like domain-containing protein: MSLSKRIDRLRAQAGGRAVAAVSESATPGVRERLARIETRQRRAAWRPRSQRPDDQAVAEQVGGSVLAPGLIEVERVVGLDTAYGRQSLAPLRGALQGMPEGAELDPQRALWLDTETTGLAGGTGTVVFLLGVGCLAGSDLRVRHWLLTGFSGEPAMLERLSELLGGTDGLVTYNGKSFDIPLLQSRARLHGVDLGLQGRMHLDLLHPTRRVFRRHWPNCRLTTAERRLLGRERLDDLPGAEAPAAWLDFLQRGDPRQLPAVVRHNSDDILALAALWVALDRVYREGGAS; this comes from the coding sequence GTGAGCCTGTCCAAGCGGATCGATCGGCTGCGCGCCCAGGCTGGCGGCCGGGCGGTGGCTGCGGTGTCTGAGTCGGCAACGCCGGGTGTGCGTGAGCGCCTGGCGCGTATCGAGACGCGCCAGCGGCGCGCGGCGTGGCGGCCCCGCAGTCAGCGCCCCGACGACCAGGCCGTGGCCGAGCAGGTCGGTGGCTCGGTCCTGGCGCCCGGGCTCATTGAGGTCGAGCGTGTGGTGGGGCTGGATACGGCCTACGGCCGGCAGTCCCTGGCTCCGCTGCGAGGAGCGCTGCAGGGGATGCCCGAGGGCGCCGAGCTGGATCCCCAGCGGGCATTGTGGCTGGATACCGAGACCACCGGGTTGGCCGGCGGGACCGGCACCGTGGTGTTTCTGCTCGGGGTCGGTTGCCTGGCGGGCTCGGACCTGAGAGTTCGGCACTGGCTGCTGACCGGCTTCAGCGGCGAGCCGGCCATGCTGGAGCGACTGAGCGAACTGCTGGGGGGGACGGATGGGCTTGTCACCTACAACGGCAAGTCGTTCGACATCCCGTTGCTCCAGAGCCGGGCCCGGCTCCACGGGGTCGACCTCGGGCTGCAGGGCCGGATGCATCTCGATCTGCTCCATCCGACACGGCGGGTCTTTCGTCGGCACTGGCCCAACTGCCGGCTGACCACGGCCGAACGACGGCTCCTTGGGCGCGAGCGGCTCGACGATCTGCCTGGTGCCGAGGCGCCGGCGGCCTGGCTCGATTTCCTTCAGCGGGGCGACCCCCGGCAACTGCCGGCGGTGGTGCGCCATAACAGCGACGATATCCTGGCCCTTGCGGCCCTCTGGGTGGCCCTGGATCGGGTCTACCGCGAAGGGGGCGCATCGTGA
- a CDS encoding TlpA family protein disulfide reductase produces MSALNQTVALGPLVLSIGQILLILALVVALIAGGLAARRSGVSVSDSLFSLVLVGLVGARVLFVFHYWESFESLWGVVDIRDGGFDPVGGVVAGLAYLAWRFWRSPQQRRALVTAVVAGGIVWGVTAGPLLVIDQQSRSVPDVAVSTLEGEHTDLPALIEETGKPVVVNLWATWCPACQQEKPVFEQAQEREDGVKFVFVNQGEDAGQVQGYLEEHAPSLDNILMDPHQRWSDATGTRGLPATFFYDEQGQLVDSHTGQVSSASLESGLERLR; encoded by the coding sequence ATGAGTGCCTTGAATCAGACCGTCGCCTTGGGGCCTTTGGTGCTCTCCATTGGCCAGATCCTGCTCATCCTGGCGCTGGTGGTCGCCCTGATCGCCGGTGGCCTGGCTGCCCGGCGCAGCGGTGTGAGCGTTAGTGACAGCCTGTTCAGCCTGGTGCTGGTGGGTCTGGTGGGGGCGCGGGTGCTGTTCGTGTTCCACTACTGGGAGAGCTTCGAAAGCCTGTGGGGGGTGGTGGATATCCGCGATGGCGGGTTCGACCCTGTCGGCGGCGTCGTGGCCGGCCTGGCCTACCTGGCCTGGCGGTTCTGGCGGTCGCCGCAGCAGCGCCGCGCCCTGGTCACGGCGGTGGTGGCCGGCGGCATCGTCTGGGGGGTGACGGCGGGCCCGCTGCTGGTCATCGACCAGCAGTCCCGTTCCGTGCCGGACGTGGCGGTGAGCACCCTCGAAGGCGAGCATACGGATCTGCCCGCCTTGATTGAGGAGACCGGGAAGCCGGTGGTGGTCAACCTGTGGGCGACCTGGTGTCCGGCGTGCCAGCAGGAGAAGCCGGTCTTCGAGCAGGCGCAGGAGCGCGAGGACGGGGTCAAGTTCGTCTTCGTCAACCAGGGTGAGGACGCCGGGCAGGTCCAGGGGTATCTGGAGGAGCATGCGCCGTCGCTGGACAATATCCTGATGGATCCCCATCAGCGCTGGAGCGACGCCACCGGTACCCGCGGCCTTCCGGCCACCTTTTTCTATGATGAGCAGGGCCAATTGGTGGATTCCCACACCGGCCAGGTTTCCAGCGCCTCGCTGGAGAGCGGTCTGGAACGGCTGCGCTGA
- a CDS encoding gamma-glutamylcyclotransferase produces the protein MVADTTAINRQHRPFPGQDSFWLFGYGSLIYKADFPYLACRPAVIHGWKRRFWQGSHDHRGTPQAPGRVATLIEDPSVRCVGMAYRIRPEALGPLDLREKNGYLRFTTPLRFLDGGEDRGLVYIATEENPAFLGPAPIPDMARQIVSCSGPSGSNRDYLLELARALRALGEEDPHVFALEEAMEDLFPRSTGVVSP, from the coding sequence ATGGTTGCGGACACCACGGCGATCAACCGACAGCACCGGCCGTTTCCGGGCCAGGACAGCTTCTGGCTGTTCGGTTACGGCTCCCTGATCTACAAAGCCGATTTCCCCTATCTGGCGTGTCGCCCGGCGGTGATTCACGGCTGGAAGCGCCGTTTCTGGCAGGGCTCCCACGATCACCGGGGTACGCCGCAGGCGCCGGGGCGCGTGGCCACGCTGATCGAGGATCCCAGCGTGCGCTGTGTCGGCATGGCCTATCGGATTCGGCCTGAAGCGCTGGGACCCCTGGATCTGCGCGAGAAGAACGGTTATCTCCGTTTCACCACGCCGCTGCGGTTTCTGGATGGCGGTGAGGATCGGGGGCTGGTCTACATTGCCACGGAGGAGAACCCCGCGTTCCTCGGTCCTGCACCGATCCCGGATATGGCCCGGCAGATTGTCAGCTGCAGCGGCCCCAGCGGCTCCAACCGGGACTACCTCCTGGAGCTGGCGCGCGCGCTGCGAGCCCTGGGCGAGGAGGACCCGCACGTTTTCGCCCTGGAGGAGGCCATGGAGGATCTCTTCCCCCGTTCAACCGGAGTTGTCAGCCCATGA
- a CDS encoding putative bifunctional diguanylate cyclase/phosphodiesterase, with protein sequence MPRGAPWVDSATAAQRLGAAGPLNGKAAVDLMEHDNAEQGAKGWPIPIEAIADAAFVHDRDYRIIGANTAYLERARCRANQALGHYYWEVFPIREGPLPGCEASMQAQAAGFAEGDVPQQARCDRIVDGSDILQSRAYPVVDEAGRYSCSLHILEDVTEREEVRKALRERDWQYHQLLAKTAEGIVIVDGDGRILYANAAAGTFLGQEPQELVGAWFGQAIPREVPQQVELFAPGIGVRTVEMGAQPIDWEGLNAWVINLHDVTNRESLRLLFQDRLARTLDALPPWAPVALVVIDVNDFRTINDSFGHVAGDAVLKQLGQRLSHVRVPAELSAAAQVSRLGGDEFAVVLPRLRSLGDAAEVARRFLEVTEAPFRVQGHEVRIHLRVGVSSYPEPAGSAAQLVQQADTAMYQARQEGVSLRFFSEELTADARERLELGSQLRQAIDEDALELHFQLQTELASGRWIGAEALLRWAHPERGWVSPAQFVPVAERVGLIGELGRWVLRRACEQARIWRDAGLAFGRVGVNVSAPQLIAGGLVQDVDYALAQAGVPPEVLALEITESVLMEQDRHVVAQLEALRARGVQIALDDFGTGYSSLSYLRGLPVDQLKIDRSFVQGLPSDQTQIKINRAIIDLGLSLGYSVLAEGIETREQQEVLLREGCPLGQGFYFARPEPAAQVTPRLCG encoded by the coding sequence ATGCCGCGCGGTGCCCCCTGGGTCGATTCCGCGACGGCAGCCCAGCGCCTGGGCGCCGCCGGGCCGCTCAACGGCAAGGCAGCGGTGGATCTGATGGAGCACGATAACGCGGAGCAGGGAGCGAAGGGCTGGCCGATCCCCATCGAAGCGATTGCCGATGCAGCCTTCGTTCACGATCGCGATTACCGCATCATCGGGGCCAACACGGCCTACCTCGAGCGGGCCCGTTGCCGGGCCAATCAAGCCCTGGGGCACTACTACTGGGAGGTCTTCCCGATACGGGAGGGGCCGCTGCCCGGATGCGAGGCGAGCATGCAGGCCCAGGCCGCTGGATTCGCGGAGGGCGATGTTCCGCAGCAGGCGCGCTGTGATCGGATTGTGGATGGCAGCGACATTCTGCAGTCGCGGGCCTATCCGGTGGTGGATGAGGCGGGTCGTTACTCCTGTTCCTTGCACATCCTCGAAGACGTCACCGAGCGGGAAGAGGTCCGCAAAGCGCTGCGCGAGCGCGACTGGCAGTACCACCAGCTGCTGGCCAAGACGGCCGAAGGGATCGTCATCGTTGACGGTGACGGCCGTATCCTCTATGCGAACGCCGCGGCCGGGACGTTTCTTGGGCAGGAGCCGCAAGAGCTGGTCGGTGCTTGGTTCGGTCAGGCCATCCCCCGTGAAGTACCGCAGCAGGTTGAGCTGTTTGCCCCCGGCATCGGGGTGCGTACCGTGGAGATGGGCGCCCAGCCCATCGACTGGGAAGGCTTGAATGCCTGGGTGATCAACCTCCACGACGTCACCAACCGCGAGTCGCTCCGGCTGCTCTTCCAGGATCGCCTGGCCCGCACGCTGGACGCCTTGCCGCCGTGGGCGCCGGTGGCGCTGGTGGTCATCGATGTGAATGACTTCCGCACCATCAACGACAGCTTCGGCCACGTAGCCGGTGATGCCGTGCTCAAGCAGCTGGGGCAGCGGCTGAGTCACGTCCGTGTGCCCGCCGAACTCAGCGCTGCGGCCCAGGTTTCGCGGCTCGGCGGCGACGAGTTCGCCGTGGTGCTGCCTCGCCTGCGGAGCCTCGGCGACGCCGCAGAGGTGGCAAGACGATTCCTCGAGGTAACCGAGGCCCCCTTTCGGGTCCAGGGGCATGAGGTGCGCATCCATTTGCGCGTCGGTGTCAGCAGCTATCCCGAGCCGGCCGGATCCGCCGCACAGCTTGTGCAGCAGGCCGATACCGCCATGTACCAGGCGCGTCAGGAGGGGGTCAGTCTGCGCTTCTTCAGCGAAGAACTGACCGCCGATGCGCGCGAACGGCTGGAGCTGGGTTCGCAGCTGCGGCAGGCGATCGACGAGGATGCCCTGGAGCTGCACTTCCAGTTGCAGACGGAGCTGGCCAGCGGACGCTGGATCGGGGCGGAGGCCTTGTTGCGCTGGGCGCACCCGGAGCGGGGCTGGGTCTCGCCGGCCCAGTTCGTTCCGGTGGCCGAGCGTGTGGGACTCATCGGCGAGCTGGGTCGCTGGGTCCTGCGACGGGCCTGTGAGCAGGCCAGGATCTGGCGGGATGCCGGATTGGCGTTCGGCCGTGTCGGGGTGAACGTTTCTGCGCCACAGTTGATCGCCGGGGGCTTGGTCCAGGATGTCGACTACGCCCTGGCGCAGGCTGGTGTCCCGCCCGAGGTGCTCGCCCTGGAGATCACCGAGAGCGTCCTCATGGAGCAGGATCGCCACGTGGTGGCGCAGCTCGAGGCCTTGCGCGCCCGCGGAGTGCAGATTGCGCTGGATGACTTCGGCACGGGGTACTCGTCGCTGAGCTATCTGCGCGGCCTGCCCGTCGACCAGCTCAAGATCGATCGCTCCTTCGTGCAGGGCCTGCCTTCGGATCAGACCCAGATCAAGATCAACCGGGCGATCATCGACCTCGGCCTTAGCCTGGGGTACTCGGTGCTCGCAGAAGGGATCGAGACCCGGGAGCAGCAGGAGGTCCTGCTCCGGGAGGGGTGCCCGCTGGGGCAGGGGTTCTACTTCGCCCGCCCAGAGCCGGCGGCGCAGGTCACGCCGCGCCTTTGCGGTTAG